CGTAACCAACAGAAGGCTGAGTAGGATGTAGTTGTGACAGTGTCACTGATATGATTTGATTCGGTTTTACGTTATCAAGATTCTCAGCCAAAGCAGTATGAGATCCTGCGAGAAAAATGAAGGCTGACAGTATATGGCCTAGTTTCATTAACATCGTCCTTTTATAAGCAAATTAAGCCGTCACAGTGTAGAGAAGTGGTACGGTATGGCAGGTATCACACTTATTATCGAAGCGGCTTTTATCTCTATGATAATCCGCTAGGGATAAGATTGGGTTAAGATTTTGTTTAGATACCTAACAGCGGCTACTCATTGCGTGGAATAGAGAGAGTAATCGTCGCTTTAAGACCATGCGGGGAGTTGGCTGCAAGCATTAAACGACCACCAAAACTGGATGCAAGTGAGTGGGTGATGGATAGTCCAAGTCCGACATTCGATGAGCCGGTGTCTCGCGCTTCATTAAGGCGTGTAAAAGGTTTGAGAACTTCGGCTAATTGGTGTTCGGGAATGCCCACCCCAGTATCGGCTACGCAAATCTGTAATTGTTGTCCAGTTCGTCGCACCGACAAATCAATATCGGCTTCGTCACCGGCATATTGGATCGCATTATTAATTAAATTTTCGATCATGCGCTGCACACTTAGTGTTGGAATCGACGCTGTTAAACTCGATGTTGCTTGATAGTGTATTTCGACGCCTTTCTCATCGTATTCATCCACAATGGTTTGCAACAGGCTATTGATGTCTGTCATTTGACGTGGTTCGCGCTGCACATCGTTGCGGGCAAATTGCATGGTGGCAGTGAGCATTTTTTCCATGGTGTTGAGTGTCGATAACATTTGCTGTTTATCATCACTGTCTTCGATAAATTCTAATCTCAGTCTTAAGCTGGTTAATGGTGTTCGCAAGTCATGGGAGATTGCTGCGAGAAGTTTAGTCCGCTCGGTAATATAGTCAGTTACTTGGTGTTGCATATCGTTAAAGGCATCAATCGTTGGAGTGAGGTCTCTAGGCGTGTTAGTCGAGTTCACGGGGTAGACTTGTTTGTTTCGCGCAAATGCCTGTGCCGCATTACCAAGTTCAGTCACTGGCGCTAAAGCGCGGCGTACCACCCACAGTACGAGCAAGATGGTGAGCACCATGACTGTCGCTAAACCAATTAAAACGCTGGTTGACCAGTGGGTGATGTTACTTTCAATGCCTGATGAGAAATTAAGCCATTGGCCGGAAGAGAGTTCAATCGAACCATTGACCGTTGCGGTATAACTTAACATCGCATTGGCTTGGCGATAATAAGCCATATTATGCCGGTGACTGGCTGATGAGTTAGCCATCATTCCATTTCCCATCATGGCACGATTATCCATCATAGATTCACCGCGGAGATTATCGGCTCGATGATTTTGTTGTGGCTGGGATAATGCCATTAATGGTCGTTGGTTTTGGGTGACGAGCTCAATGTGAGCGTTTTTAACCCCAATTTGCTCTAAGCGTCTGAGAATCGTTTGTTCCATCTCATTGGGTGAAGAATTTTGAGGGATGGTGGGCGTGTCGGTTAAAGAGAGTTGCAAATCAGAACTGCGACTAGCCGTGATGATCGAAGCGTGCACATTATCCGGCGTTTGCTCTAACGTATCTGCTACTGAAAGAACGCGTTGGAGTGAGCCTGATACCGATAACTGATTAAGCCGTTGAGATTTATCGTAACTTAGCAGGTAGAGTGACAGCACAAAACTCAGTATAAAACCGACCAGCACCACCAAGCCAATTTGATGAATCAGTTTCAGTTTTGAATACCAGCTAAACATGGGTTACCTCGCAGCTAAATTGATAGCCGCCTCCCCAAATGGTCTTGATCAGTCGAGGTTTTTTAGGATCAGTTTCGATCTTCTTCCTTAAGCGGCTGATCAGTGTATCGATCGCTCGGTCATAGACATCAGCGCCACGCCCTTGAACTAATTTAAGGAGATCTTCACGGCTAAGCACCACATTAGGATGCGATAAAAAGGCCAATAACATGGTGAATTCGGTTGAGGTGAGCGGTACCAACACTTGCGTTGG
This DNA window, taken from Vibrio nitrifigilis, encodes the following:
- a CDS encoding sensor histidine kinase, with the translated sequence MFSWYSKLKLIHQIGLVVLVGFILSFVLSLYLLSYDKSQRLNQLSVSGSLQRVLSVADTLEQTPDNVHASIITASRSSDLQLSLTDTPTIPQNSSPNEMEQTILRRLEQIGVKNAHIELVTQNQRPLMALSQPQQNHRADNLRGESMMDNRAMMGNGMMANSSASHRHNMAYYRQANAMLSYTATVNGSIELSSGQWLNFSSGIESNITHWSTSVLIGLATVMVLTILLVLWVVRRALAPVTELGNAAQAFARNKQVYPVNSTNTPRDLTPTIDAFNDMQHQVTDYITERTKLLAAISHDLRTPLTSLRLRLEFIEDSDDKQQMLSTLNTMEKMLTATMQFARNDVQREPRQMTDINSLLQTIVDEYDEKGVEIHYQATSSLTASIPTLSVQRMIENLINNAIQYAGDEADIDLSVRRTGQQLQICVADTGVGIPEHQLAEVLKPFTRLNEARDTGSSNVGLGLSITHSLASSFGGRLMLAANSPHGLKATITLSIPRNE